A stretch of Pirellulales bacterium DNA encodes these proteins:
- a CDS encoding type II toxin-antitoxin system VapC family toxin has translation MRTLIDTCVLSEVQRKQGHPRVRERFAALAAEDVFLSVLTLGELRKGIDKLKASARKRALASWFDRVVVAAGDRILSIDLETAAIWGEIAAKSEKKGKPIPAIDGLIAATALRHGLHLMTRNVADFEATGAMLINPWAESAD, from the coding sequence GTGAGAACCCTGATCGACACCTGCGTCCTTTCCGAAGTTCAGCGCAAGCAGGGACACCCGCGGGTTCGCGAGCGTTTTGCAGCCCTCGCCGCCGAGGACGTCTTTCTCAGCGTGCTGACCCTTGGCGAGCTGCGAAAGGGCATCGACAAGCTCAAGGCGAGCGCTCGAAAGCGAGCGCTCGCCTCGTGGTTCGACCGAGTCGTTGTCGCCGCTGGGGACCGCATCTTGTCCATTGATTTGGAAACGGCCGCGATCTGGGGCGAGATCGCCGCGAAGTCGGAAAAGAAGGGGAAGCCGATCCCCGCCATCGACGGCTTGATCGCCGCGACGGCGCTCCGCCACGGGCTTCATCTGATGACGCGCAACGTGGCCGACTTTGAAGCCACCGGAGCGATGCTGATCAACCCGTGGGCGGAAAGCGCGGACTGA
- a CDS encoding type II toxin-antitoxin system Phd/YefM family antitoxin: protein MPHAEWSIADAKSKLSEVLNLAEREAQIITRRDRRYVVLDGDEYRRLTGAAPSLKDLILSGPSLEGLDLLRDPSPGRELEL, encoded by the coding sequence GTGCCGCACGCCGAGTGGTCCATCGCCGACGCCAAGAGCAAGCTCAGCGAAGTGCTCAATCTGGCGGAGCGCGAAGCCCAGATCATTACCCGCCGGGACCGGCGGTACGTCGTCCTGGACGGGGACGAGTATCGCCGCCTGACCGGCGCCGCCCCCAGTCTGAAGGATTTGATTTTGAGCGGCCCAAGCCTGGAGGGGCTCGACCTGCTGCGCGACCCCAGCCCCGGTCGGGAGCTTGAGTTGTGA